A window from Heliangelus exortis chromosome 17, bHelExo1.hap1, whole genome shotgun sequence encodes these proteins:
- the LOC139804246 gene encoding killer cell lectin-like receptor subfamily F member 1, producing MGLLPVGLFLALGHSSIEGYESGLTQRSVPLVSDFPRMPLSRSHLYQHWCGQQEQDGDHPPVVGTGFVLQDLQRGSAPRRVSVQAGAPCCPRYLLRALMATLLLALVVCVSWLVAERGQFKGRVECRNTSQVGECAFLACASLELRKSLCPLRGGEVCKLCPPNWRLWGTKCLWASDGMNSWRESQRDCMAWGAELLIPEDQDELDFLNEIFQKPTRYFWIGLSFPSAQHGWTWLNGSCLDQNQFPLSPWDGDGRACGALRGDKISSSSCDVGLQWICQKEATDF from the exons ATGGGGCTTCTGCCTGTGGGGCTTTTCCTGGCCTTGGGCCACTCATCCATTGAGGGGTATGAGTCTGGCCTGACACAGCGGTCTGTGCCACTGGTGTCTGATTTCCCCAGGATGCCACTCAGCAGAAGCCATTTGtaccagcactggtgtggccagcaggagcaggacgGGGACCATCCCCCTGTGGTGGGCACTG GATTTGTCCTGCAAGACTTGCagaggggctcagcaccacGGCGAGTGAGTGTCCAGGCAGGAGCTCCTTGCTGTCCCCGCTACCTCCTCAGGGCCCTGATGgccaccctgctgctggccctTGTGGTCTGTG TGTCATGGCTAGTGGCAGAGAGGGGACAGTTCAAGGGGAGGGTGGAGTGCAGGAACACCTCACAGGTTGGTGAATGTGCTTTTTTGGCTTGTGCCTCCCTGGAGCTGCGGAAGAGCCTGTGCCCCCTAAGAG GAGGTGAGGTGTGCAAACTCTGCCCCCCCAACTGGAGGCTGTGGGGGACCAAGTGCCTTTGGGCTTCTGATGGGATGAACTCCTGGAGAGAGAGCCAGCGGGACTGCATGGCCTGGGGAGCTGAGCTCCTGATACCAGAGGACCAGGATGAGCTG GATTTCCTAAACGAAATCTTCCAGAAACCCACCCGCTACTTCTGGATCggtctctccttcccctctgcccagcacGGCTGGACCTGGCTGAATGGTTCCTGCCTGGACCAGAACCA GTTCCCGCTGAGCCCCTGGGATGGAGACGGCAGAGCCTGTGGGGCACTGCGGGGGGACAAgatcagctccagcagctgtgaTGTGGGACTGCAGTGGATCTGCCAGAAAGAAGCCACAGACTTctga